In Macaca fascicularis isolate 582-1 chromosome X, T2T-MFA8v1.1, one DNA window encodes the following:
- the TCP11X2 gene encoding T-complex protein 11-like X-linked protein 2, translating into MPKTEETVFQNDPSVAENGAPEPKTPGQSQKSKSFCLHDQCPESRPDVFSVTDLIETVNEVSKLSIAHEIVVNQDFYVEETILPSNSVEGRFAEAMYNAFWNHLEEQLLSTPPDFTCALELLKDVKETLLSLLLPWQNRLRNEIEEALDTDLLKQEAEHGALDVPHLSNYILNLMTLLCAPVRDEAIQKLEAITDPVQLLRGIFRVLGLMKMDMVNYTIQSFRPYLQEHSIQYEQAKFQELLDKQPSLLDYTTKWLTKAATDITTPCPSSPESPSSSRSVACSLPNGAGNNSEPLSPTMVLYQGYLNLLLWDPENEEFPETLLMDRTRLQEMAFQLHQLTVLASVLLVARSFSGEILFSSSEFVDRLKCITKALTEEFISRPEETMLSVSEQVSQEIHQGLKDMGLTTLSSENTASLLGQLQNITKKENCIRSIVDQRIRLFLKCCLLHGMQESLLHFPGGLILIERELAELGWKFLNLMHHNQQVFGPYYAEILKNIIHPAQAQETDVEHN; encoded by the exons ATGCCGAAGACTGAGGAAACTGTGTTCCAGAATGATCCCAGTGTAGCAGAGAATGGGGCCCCTGAGCCTAAAACACCAGGGCAGAGCCAGAAAAGCAAGAGTTTCTGTTTACATGACCAGTGTCCTG agagcaGACCTGATGTCTTTTCTGTCACAGATCTGATAGAGACAGTTAATGAAGTTTCCAAGCTGAGCATCGCACATGAAATCGTAGTAAACCAAGATTTCTATGTGGAAGAGACCATTTTACCTTCAAACAG TGTAGAAGGCAGGTTTGCGGAGGCAATGTACAATGCTTTTTGGAACCATCTGGAGGAACAACTATTGAGTACTCCTCCTGACTTCACCTGTGCTCTTGAACTTCTAAAAGATGTTAAGGAG ACCTTGCTATCACTGCTATTACCATGGCAGAACcgcctaagaaatgagatagaagaAGCTCTGGACACAGATCTCCTCAAGCAGGAAGCAGAACATGGAGCCCTGGATGTCCCTCATCTTTCTAACTACATTCTCAATTTGATGACTCTGCTATGTGCACCAGTTCGAGACGAAGCGATACAGAAACTAGAGGCCATAACAGATCCAGTACAGTTACTGAG GGGCATCTTCCGTGTTCTGGGCCTAATGAAAATGGACATGGTGAACTATACCATCCAGAGCTTTCGACCCTATCTGCAGGAGCATTCCATCCAGTATGAACAAGCTAAATTCCAGGAACTCCTTGATAAACAGCCCa GTCTCCTCGATTATACCACAAAATGGCTAAccaaagcagccacagacatCACTACACCATGTCCGAGTTCTCCTGAGTCACCTAGCTCCTCTCGCAGCGTGGCGTGTTCACTTCCAAACGGGGCAGGTAACAACTCAGAGCCCCTGAGTCCAACAATGGTGCTATACCAAGGCTACCTGAACCTCCTCCTCTGGGATCCTGAAAACGAAGAATTCCCTGAG ACTCTGCTGATGGACAGAACCCGGCTCCAGGAAATGGCGTTCCAGTTGCACCAGTTAACTGTCCTGGCCTCAGTCTTGCTAGTGGCCAGAAGCTTCTCTGGTGAAATTTTATTCAGCTCATCTGAATTTGTGGATAGACTGAAATGCATCACCAAGGCCCTAACTGAGGAATTTATCTCCAG GCCTGAAGAGACTATGCTGAGTGTGAGTGAACAGGTGTCTCAGGAAATCCATCAAGGCCTTAAGGACATGGGCCTCACTACTCTGAGCAGTGAAAACACAGCATCTCTCCTAGGCCAACTCCAGAACATCACCAAGAAAGAAAACTGCATTCGGAGCATTGTTG ATCAGCGGATCCGTTTGTTTCTCAAATGCTGTTTGCTTCATGGCATGCAGGAGTCTCTGCTACACTTTCCTGGAGGCCTCATTCTCATTGAAAGGGAGTTGGCAGAACTGGGCTGGAAGTTTCTCAATCTGATGCATCATAATCAGCAGGTATTTGGCCCATACTATGCTGAGATCCTAAAAAACATCATCCATCCAGCTCAAGCACAAGAAACAGATGTGGAGCATAACTGA